The window CTGCTGGCCGACGCGCATTACCGGCTGGGGGCCGTGGCCGAGGCGGAAGCGGCGGCCAACGAGGCCATCAGCCGCCTGGAGTCGATTGTGGCCCCGCTACAGGCCAACGGCAACCATCGCCAGTTGGCCCAGACCTATCAGGCATTGGGCACGGCCTATGAGTGGCGGGGCTTTCTGCTGGGCCGGCGCGGCGATGACGCAGCGGCGGCCGAAGCCTACAACCGGGCGCTGACCAACTATGAGGCGTGTGTGGCGGCCGGCGAAGCGTTCCCGTTCGATACCTTCTTGGATTTGGAGATCGTTCAGCTATTGTGCCAGCCGCGTATCGACGCCTTGACTCAGGGAGGTGGTGGATGAAGATGAAACGATTGGTGGCGCTATTGATCCTGATACCGGCGGTGATCCTGGCGTCGTGCGGCGGGGGGGACGATGAACCGCCCGCGCCACTCACGGCTGATCCCCAGGGCCAGATCGCCAATTCCGTGCAGCAGACCGTGGCCGCCATCGCCGTGGCCCAGACTGTGGCCGCGCTGACGGGGAGCGCCACTCCGTCCGGAGTGACCACGCCGTCTGGCGGGGCCACGCCGTCTGGCGGGGCCACGCCGTCCGGCAGTGTGACGCAGCCCACATCCACGTCCGCCCTGCCCACCCCGGTGGTGACGCCCACCGCCGCCCCGCCCGGCGCGACGGCCGCCCCGCCCACCGACGCGCCCGCCCCGACCGTTGCCCCGGTCACCGGCGCGCCTACCTGCACCGTCATCTCCGGCGTCAACCTGCGCTCCGGGCCGGGCACGGCTTATGAACCGCCGGTTGGTTCCCTGGGGCCGAATACCACTTTGCGGCCGTTGGCCTATACGCCGACCGGCTTCCCGCAAGGGGCCTGGCTCCAGGTCGAGGTCGTCGGGGCCGGGCAGGTGGCCTGGGTCAGTGCCGGGCCGCAATTCGTGAGCTGCACGGTCGATCCGGCCACGTTGCCGCGGCCGGCGGCCATCCCGGCCACGCCCCGCCCGCCGGCCACCAACCCCCCGCCCACGGCCACGCCGCAGCCGGTCGCCAATCTGCCGCCCGACCTGCGCAACGTCAGCAGCGGGGCGACGTGTCGCGATGATGCCGCCATCAACGCCAGCGAACCGATTGTCGATCCGCGCTTTCTGCTGCGCATTGACGCGGAGCTATTCGACCCGCCGCCGGGCGAATCGGGCAATGGCGCGGGCATCGACCGGGTGGAGTTCGCGGTCTTCCAGGCCGGCTTCACCCATACGGAGCGCAATGCCGGCTTTTGCATCTTCCAGGGCGGCGAGCCGGATTGTCAGGCCTGGCCGCGCAACGCGCTGGGGCAACCGACCTGGGGCGTCGGCGGCCCGGTCGTCGTCGATGGCGATTACAACATCGGCGTCACCATTTTCCCCAGGCCGGAGACTTTTCTGTCTGAATGTCAATGGGCTATCTCATTGACCATCGACGTGCCTTGAGACTGATCCTAGACCTGTCAGGTCTAGAACAAATGATATAATCCTCTCCATGACGACCACCTACGTAGCGGTTGACGTGGAGACGACCGGCCTCGATCCGGGGCGCGATGCCATCATTGAAGTCGCGGCCATCACCTTTCGCGGGGCCGACGTGCTGGACGAGTTCGCCTCGCTGGTCAACCCGCTGGTGGACATCCCGCCCTTCATCAGCCAACTGACGACCATCACCGACGCCATGGTGGCCGACGCGCCGACGCTCCACACCCTGCGGCCGAAGCTGCGCGCCAAACTGGGCGACAACGTGCTCATCGGCCACAACGTCGATTTCGACCTCGGCTTCCTGCGCGCGGCGCAACTGGCCTTCGGCAACCGGCGCATCGACACCCTCACGCTGGCGTCGATCCTGGTGCCGGAAGCAGGCCGCTTCAGCCTGGGGGCGCTGGCCGATCATCTCAACTTTCCCAGCAACGGCGGCAACCACCGCGCCCTGAACGACGCCGAGCAGACGGTGGAGCTATTTCTGGCCCTGCAGGAGCGGGCGCTGGCCCTGTCGCTCGTCCAGTTGGAAGAGATCGTCGAGGCGGGCCGCCGGTTGGGCTGGCCGGAGACGCTATTCTTCGAGGAAGCATTGGCCGAGCGCGCCCTTCATGCCTTCGAGAGAGGCGAATTGCGCGGGCGCGGCCAGCTACAACGCCTCTACATTCCGCCCAAGGTGGAGGGCAGCAGCCTGACGCCCGCGGAGAAACCCGCGCCGCTCGACGTGGATGCGCTGACGGCGCTCATAAGCCCCGGCGGCCGCTTCGACCGCGCCTTTCCCGGCTTTGAGCACCGGCCGCAACAGGTGGACATGCTCAGTACCGTGGCCGGGGCGTTCAACGAGGGGCGGCACGTACTGGTGGAGGCGGGCACGGGCACGGGCAAGAGCCTCGGCTATCTGTTGCCGGCCGCCTTCTGGGCCACGGCCAACGGCCGGCGCGTCGTCATCTCCACCAACACCATCAACCTGCAAGACCAACTGGTCGATAAGGACATCCCCGCGCTCCAGGAGACATTGCGCCTCGACGTACGCGCCGCCATTCGCAAGGGGCGCAGCAACTACATCTGCACCCGCCTGTTCCAGCAAATGCGCCGCGCCGGGCCGGGCAGCGCCGACGAGATGGCCCTCTATGCTCGTATCCTGCTCTGGCTGCCCCATTCCCAGACCGGCGACGTGGGCGAGATCGCCCTGCGCACACCCGGCGAGCGGCTGGCCTGGAGCAAGATCAACGGCGAAAACCCGACCTGCACCTCCGACCAGTGCGCCGCCGAGAATTGCCCGCTCCACATTGCCCGCCGCCGGGCCGAGATGGCCCATCTGGTCATCGTCAACCATTCGCTGCTGCTGGCCGACCTGCGCTCGTCGGGGCTGGTGCTGCCGGAATACGCCGACCTGATCATCGACGAGGCCCACCACCTGGAGGCGGCCGTCACCGATGGCCTCAGCTTCCGCGCCGACCGCCGCTCGCTGGAGGCGATCCTGGTGGAGGTGACCCGGCCGAAAGCCGGGTTGGTGGGCAACACCCAGGCGCGCATCGCCGCCGTGGCCGCGGCCGAGATCAGCCAGACGGTGGACGCCATCGCCGACCGTATGCGGACCGAAGCCCAGACGGCCACCATGCGCACCGAGGAGTTCTTTATGACCCTCGATTTCTTCCTGCGCGGCCAGGAGCGCGAGCGCAGCCAGTTCGCCGCGCAGATTCGCCTGACGCCGGCCGTGCGCACCCAGCCCGACTATCATCTGATCGAGGAAAGCTGGACCGACCTGAGCCGGCTCTATGCCGTCATCGCCAAGGGCTTCCAGAAGCTGGCCCAGACCGTGGCCGATTTGTCGCACAAGGCGGGCATCGAGGGCGAGGACGAATTGCGCGCGGCGCTGACCAGCAACGGCCAACTGCTGGAGGAGGCGCGGCTCAACATCGACGCGCTGGTGCTGAAGCCGGACGCGGGGATGATCTATTGGGCCGAGCAGTTTAAGGACACGATCTCGCTCCACGCCGCGCCGCTCCACGTGGGGCCGCTGGTGGAGCAGCACATCTTCCAGAGCAAGGAGACGGTGGTGCTGACCTCGGCCACGCTGCGCACCGCCGGCTATGGGCGGGCCGAATCGACGTTCGACTATCTGCGCGACCGGCTGCACGCCCACGACGCCGACGAACTGGCCGTCGGCTCGCCGTTCGATTACAAGAACTCGACCCTGCTCTATCTGGTGACCGACATCCCCGAGCCGAACCAGCCCGGTTACCAGCGGATGCTGGAGGCGGCCATCGTGGACACGGCCACGGCGCTGGGCGGCCGGACGCTGGTGCTCTTCACGGCCAACAACCACCTGAGCCAGACGGCGACGGCCATCGAAAGCACACTGACGGCGCGCAATATCACCACGCTGGCCCAGACGCAGGGCATGTCGCGCCAGCAGCTACTGGAGCAGTTCCGGCGCGAGGGCAGCCGGACGGTGCTGCTGGGCACGCGCTCCTTCTGGGAAGGGGTCGATGTGCCCGGCCCGGCGCTGACGGCGCTGATCATCGCCAAGCTGCCCTTCGACGTGCCCAGCGACCCGATCTTCGCTGCCCGCTCGGAGACCTACGAAAGCCCGTTCTTTGAATATTCCATCCCGGAGGCGGTGTTGCGCTTCCGGCAGGGGTTCGGCCGCCTCATTCGTCGCGGTAGCGATGAGGGGGTGGTGCTGGTGCTCGACAAGCGCCTGCTGACCAAGCGGTATGGGGGGATGTTCCTGGAGGCGCTGCCCGGCTGCACGGTGTTGCGGCAGCGGGCGGATCGGATTGAGGAGTTGATTGGGCGGTGGATGACGCGCGATCGGAGTCGGAAGTTGTAGGATTCAGCCCTCTCCCTAACCCTCTCCCGTGGGGAGAGGGAACCAGAAGCCCTCTCCCACGGGGAGAGGGAACCAGAAACCCTCTCCCAAGGGGAGAGGGAACTTCCGGCCCCCTCTCCCCTTGGGAGAGGGTTGGGGAGAGGGTTCTGGGTTCTTGCTTATTGCCCCGGCAGCGTCCCCACAATATTGAACGTATTCAGGATATGATCCATCGCGTCCAGATCGGCGTCGGTGACGGCCTGCACCAGAACAATGACCGAGTAGTTCCGGGCCGCCGGCTCGGCACCCAGGACGATGATGACGCTACCCTCACCGGCGCAATCGCTGTACAGATCGTAGACGCCGGTATAGATCGGGTCCTCGTAATCGAAACGCCCTTCCAGAGTGCAGTCGGTGCTGAAGTCGAAGAAGTCGACCAGTTCGCCCATCGTGATGTCGCCGAAGTAAGCCCCGGCCAGAATCTGAACGCCAGGCGTCGTAAAGGTGGTGGAGAATTCGTTGATGTTAGGCGCAGCGATCAACTGGCTGCCCAAGACCGTGCCGTCGTCCTCATCGAGCCAGTTGGAGCCATCCACCTCAACCCATTCAACCGGCACTTCGACGTAGACGGCGTTGGAATCGTCGTAGATGCCGACAAACTCGGTGTAGGTCGTGCCGCCCGTATCGCCGCCGGTGTCGCCGCCGGCCGCCGGCTCTTCCGCCACCTCAACCGCCTGGGCGAAGGAGAAGGATTGCTCCAGCTCG is drawn from Candidatus Promineifilum breve and contains these coding sequences:
- a CDS encoding helicase C-terminal domain-containing protein; this translates as MTTTYVAVDVETTGLDPGRDAIIEVAAITFRGADVLDEFASLVNPLVDIPPFISQLTTITDAMVADAPTLHTLRPKLRAKLGDNVLIGHNVDFDLGFLRAAQLAFGNRRIDTLTLASILVPEAGRFSLGALADHLNFPSNGGNHRALNDAEQTVELFLALQERALALSLVQLEEIVEAGRRLGWPETLFFEEALAERALHAFERGELRGRGQLQRLYIPPKVEGSSLTPAEKPAPLDVDALTALISPGGRFDRAFPGFEHRPQQVDMLSTVAGAFNEGRHVLVEAGTGTGKSLGYLLPAAFWATANGRRVVISTNTINLQDQLVDKDIPALQETLRLDVRAAIRKGRSNYICTRLFQQMRRAGPGSADEMALYARILLWLPHSQTGDVGEIALRTPGERLAWSKINGENPTCTSDQCAAENCPLHIARRRAEMAHLVIVNHSLLLADLRSSGLVLPEYADLIIDEAHHLEAAVTDGLSFRADRRSLEAILVEVTRPKAGLVGNTQARIAAVAAAEISQTVDAIADRMRTEAQTATMRTEEFFMTLDFFLRGQERERSQFAAQIRLTPAVRTQPDYHLIEESWTDLSRLYAVIAKGFQKLAQTVADLSHKAGIEGEDELRAALTSNGQLLEEARLNIDALVLKPDAGMIYWAEQFKDTISLHAAPLHVGPLVEQHIFQSKETVVLTSATLRTAGYGRAESTFDYLRDRLHAHDADELAVGSPFDYKNSTLLYLVTDIPEPNQPGYQRMLEAAIVDTATALGGRTLVLFTANNHLSQTATAIESTLTARNITTLAQTQGMSRQQLLEQFRREGSRTVLLGTRSFWEGVDVPGPALTALIIAKLPFDVPSDPIFAARSETYESPFFEYSIPEAVLRFRQGFGRLIRRGSDEGVVLVLDKRLLTKRYGGMFLEALPGCTVLRQRADRIEELIGRWMTRDRSRKL